One genomic region from Nymphaea colorata isolate Beijing-Zhang1983 chromosome 12, ASM883128v2, whole genome shotgun sequence encodes:
- the LOC116265732 gene encoding phosphatidylinositol N-acetylglucosaminyltransferase subunit P-like isoform X2 has protein sequence MSAERDMADSWMVSSPRRLLSLSKSKGRAHFSISDSEEKKAGGFEHGTKPSEVYGFVGSISTVVATVIFLAWAYTPEHWLQYVGIAYYPSRYWALAVPTYIIVTIVLAMGFYLGLNFMITPPPSSLSTIFDEYTREPSGFPAPCSSSKEQPIQPISDIPICEINDKMFG, from the exons ATGAGCGCAGAGAGGGATATGGCGGATTCATGGATGGTGAGCAGCCCAAGGCGACTTCTCAGCCTTTCCAAATCGAAGGGTAGGGCGCATTTCTCCATATCGGACTCCGAGGAGAAGAAGGCTGGTGGATTCGAGCACGGCACCAAGCCTTCTGAGGTCTACGGCTTCGTCGGTTCTATCTCCACCGTTGTCGCCACCG TTATCTTTCTGGCATGGGCGTATACTCCTGAACACTGGCTTCAGTATGTTGGTATTGCATACTATCCTAGCAG ATATTGGGCATTGGCAGTACCAACTTATATCATTGTCACCATCGTTTTGGCAATGGGATTCTACCTTGGTTTGAATTTCATGATAACACCTCCACCGTCCTCTTTAAGCACAATCTTTG ATGAATACACACGAGAACCATCTGGGTTCCCGGCCCCGTGCTCGTCAAGCAAGGAACAGCCTATTCAGCCCATATCCGATATCCCCATCTGTGAAATCAATGATAAAATGTTTGGGTGA
- the LOC116265732 gene encoding phosphatidylinositol N-acetylglucosaminyltransferase subunit P-like isoform X1, which translates to MTCFVCIKFIWFYQGPTLSIGQRPPNKYPFFRGVSTAMSAERDMADSWMVSSPRRLLSLSKSKGRAHFSISDSEEKKAGGFEHGTKPSEVYGFVGSISTVVATVIFLAWAYTPEHWLQYVGIAYYPSRYWALAVPTYIIVTIVLAMGFYLGLNFMITPPPSSLSTIFDEYTREPSGFPAPCSSSKEQPIQPISDIPICEINDKMFG; encoded by the exons ATGACCTGCTTCGTCTGCATAAAATTTATCTGGTTCTATCAAGGCCCTACACTATCG ATCGGTCAACGACCACCGAACAAGTATCCATTTTTTCGAGGCGTCTCAACGGCGATGAGCGCAGAGAGGGATATGGCGGATTCATGGATGGTGAGCAGCCCAAGGCGACTTCTCAGCCTTTCCAAATCGAAGGGTAGGGCGCATTTCTCCATATCGGACTCCGAGGAGAAGAAGGCTGGTGGATTCGAGCACGGCACCAAGCCTTCTGAGGTCTACGGCTTCGTCGGTTCTATCTCCACCGTTGTCGCCACCG TTATCTTTCTGGCATGGGCGTATACTCCTGAACACTGGCTTCAGTATGTTGGTATTGCATACTATCCTAGCAG ATATTGGGCATTGGCAGTACCAACTTATATCATTGTCACCATCGTTTTGGCAATGGGATTCTACCTTGGTTTGAATTTCATGATAACACCTCCACCGTCCTCTTTAAGCACAATCTTTG ATGAATACACACGAGAACCATCTGGGTTCCCGGCCCCGTGCTCGTCAAGCAAGGAACAGCCTATTCAGCCCATATCCGATATCCCCATCTGTGAAATCAATGATAAAATGTTTGGGTGA